In Candidatus Manganitrophus noduliformans, the genomic stretch GGTCGACTCCGGCAGCTTCGAGCGGACCGGATATACCCGCCCGACCTCCATTCCCACCGTGATCAATATCGATCACCACATCACCAATCCTTCATTTGGAAATATCAATTGGGTGGTGCCGACGGCGATGGCGACGGGGGAGATGATTTATGATCTGCTCAAAACGATCGGGGCCCCCATCACCCCTCCGATCGCCACGTGCATTTATACCGCCCTCATTACGGAGACAGGCTCGTTTCGATTCGTCAACACCACCTCCCGGGCGCTTCAGATCGCGGGGGAGATGATCGAGAAGGGGGCCGATCCGTTCCGCATCGCCACCGCCCTCTTTGAGGCGAACACGGCGGGGCGGTTGAAATTGCTCGCTGAAGTGCTGATGAAGATGGAGGTCAGCGCAGACGAGCGGATTGCATGGATCCATGTTTCGGATGAACAGCTTCGAAAAACAGGGACCACCTTCGAAGATACGGAGGATTTTGTGACCTACCCCCGCTCGATCGAAAAGGTCGAGGTGGCTGTCTTTTTTCGCGAGACAGGTCCTGAGCAATATAAAATCAGCTTCCGATCGCAGGGAAAGGTCGATGTTGCCCTCCTGGCGAAACGCTGGGGAGGAGGGGGACATACGTATGCGGCCGGATGTACCCTCGGCGGTTCCTGGCAGAAGGTGAAAGAGCGGGTCCTCACCTCCGTGCAGGAAGCGATTTATGCGGTGGTTTCGTAAATCATGATAA encodes the following:
- a CDS encoding DHH family phosphoesterase, coding for MNLAEVISVLQEKKSFVITGHVSPEGDVIGSGMALALALRDMGKKAEVVNRDPIPQQLLFLPHEGLFTRQKAITQTADALIVVDSGSFERTGYTRPTSIPTVINIDHHITNPSFGNINWVVPTAMATGEMIYDLLKTIGAPITPPIATCIYTALITETGSFRFVNTTSRALQIAGEMIEKGADPFRIATALFEANTAGRLKLLAEVLMKMEVSADERIAWIHVSDEQLRKTGTTFEDTEDFVTYPRSIEKVEVAVFFRETGPEQYKISFRSQGKVDVALLAKRWGGGGHTYAAGCTLGGSWQKVKERVLTSVQEAIYAVVS